Proteins encoded in a region of the Calditerrivibrio sp. genome:
- a CDS encoding ATP-binding protein: MKKLIKTVNFFIIISVFFIVVLSYYEISSFTALKSYQKRNLMIIGELTLKALEGAPKYFGSVQSISLLQLAEELSKNQDIKEIIIFSENGEVLYRSDKASKYIPSKDLKPQEDGNTIILTRVLNPEDALGENLKGKLSTNFYPLYFATVIISKERFNRFISETKKDLYIIFTLLVVLLLLLIFIRSFIFKYEKLSDAYMRVKHTEEIANLSNMLAHEIKNPLSSIKGLSQHIYDRLEDDELADCMDRILDEINRLNGIVEEFNFFGKEMSLNKDTVSIRDIFNKALVLLRFDYEKKELNISMNHGDISVVADYNKLLQVIMNLLINAIYASPIKGSIEIVFEKNRVSIINDHNNDSLDPNRLFRPFYTTSSKGTGLGLAICKKIMDAHGFSIFVRNIKPFVIVLDFDLKR, encoded by the coding sequence ATGAAAAAACTTATAAAAACTGTCAATTTTTTTATAATTATATCTGTATTTTTCATTGTTGTTTTGTCCTACTATGAGATATCCTCTTTTACTGCGCTAAAAAGTTATCAAAAGCGTAACCTGATGATTATAGGTGAGCTCACTTTAAAGGCCCTTGAAGGTGCGCCTAAATATTTTGGTAGTGTTCAGAGCATTAGTTTGTTACAGCTTGCAGAAGAACTTTCTAAGAACCAGGATATAAAAGAGATCATAATATTTTCTGAAAATGGAGAGGTGTTATACAGGTCTGATAAAGCATCGAAATATATCCCCAGTAAAGATTTAAAACCACAAGAGGATGGTAATACCATTATCCTCACTAGGGTACTAAACCCTGAGGACGCTCTTGGGGAAAATCTGAAAGGGAAGCTTTCTACAAATTTTTACCCTTTGTATTTTGCTACGGTGATAATCTCTAAGGAGAGATTTAATCGTTTTATTTCAGAGACAAAAAAAGATCTCTATATAATATTTACTTTACTTGTGGTTCTTCTGTTACTTCTTATATTTATACGATCTTTTATCTTTAAGTATGAAAAACTTTCTGATGCATATATGCGGGTAAAACATACAGAGGAGATAGCAAATCTATCCAATATGTTGGCCCACGAAATAAAGAACCCTTTAAGTTCCATAAAAGGGTTGTCCCAGCATATCTACGATAGACTTGAGGATGATGAATTGGCCGACTGCATGGATAGGATATTAGATGAGATAAATAGGCTTAATGGTATTGTGGAGGAATTTAACTTTTTTGGGAAAGAGATGTCTCTTAACAAAGATACTGTGAGTATAAGGGATATTTTCAACAAGGCATTGGTTTTGTTGAGATTTGATTACGAAAAGAAAGAGCTTAATATATCCATGAATCATGGGGATATTAGTGTTGTTGCTGATTACAACAAATTATTGCAGGTTATTATGAACTTACTAATAAATGCTATTTATGCGTCTCCAATCAAAGGTAGTATAGAGATAGTTTTTGAGAAGAATAGGGTATCTATAATCAACGATCACAACAACGATTCGTTGGATCCCAATCGATTGTTCAGACCCTTTTATACCACCAGCAGCAAGGGAACAGGTCTAGGGCTTGCTATATGCAAAAAGATCATGGATGCCCACGGGTTTTCCATTTTTGTGAGGAACATAAAACCTTTTGTGATTGTACTTGATTTTGATCTTAAGAGGTAG
- a CDS encoding PepSY domain-containing protein — translation MKKFLVVTAIVTFIAGAVYAWGPQGYGPGYGMGPKFQNCYKGCGCGMMGGKGFGPGVATPSLSEADAKKAVESFMAANLKGFSIKDTQKFQVPRGTVYVFKVSDGKNTFELHVNPVGYVRGPFPIVAQ, via the coding sequence ATGAAAAAGTTTTTGGTAGTAACAGCAATTGTTACATTCATAGCAGGTGCAGTCTATGCATGGGGACCACAAGGTTATGGTCCTGGGTATGGCATGGGGCCTAAGTTTCAAAACTGTTATAAGGGATGTGGTTGTGGGATGATGGGTGGCAAAGGGTTTGGTCCTGGTGTTGCGACTCCATCTTTGTCCGAAGCAGATGCTAAAAAAGCTGTAGAAAGTTTTATGGCGGCAAACTTGAAGGGTTTTAGTATAAAGGATACCCAGAAGTTTCAAGTTCCAAGAGGGACAGTCTATGTCTTCAAAGTAAGTGATGGCAAAAACACTTTCGAACTTCACGTTAATCCCGTCGGTTATGTTAGGGGACCATTTCCTATAGTAGCTCAATAA